The Moorena producens PAL-8-15-08-1 genomic interval GGACAAAATCTGGTGGTGTTAGGGTTGCGGGAGGAAATCTGGGGGTGAGGCGGTGAAAATACTCTCGTGTTGTCTCTCGTGTTGTTCTGTATTCCGTTAGCTCCCCTGACCCCGTTGATATACCCCGTCTGGTCAAATCCTCCTTGTAGAGTGTAGTCCTTTCCATTGGGTAAAGTAGGGAAACTCAAAGAGTAGTGTTTTCCGTAGTCAGGACCAGACGCCAACGGGTAGGAGTAGTTAGCAGTATTGGTTTGTTCTTTTTCTTTGCCATCAACCCATTCCCCTGTGCTCACTTCTCGGGCGGTTACAGAAAGTAATACTTCCCCGATATCGGTGAATTTAATCGCATTCCCCAACAAATTAACTAGAATTTGGCGCAGCCGAGTCACATCTCCCACAATCATGGGTGGAGTGTTGGGATGGAATAGATAGGCTAACTCCAATTTTTTCTCAGCTGCTTTTGCTGCCAACAAGTCTAAGGATTCCTCAATGCAAGTGATCAGATTAAACGGTTGTTCTTCTAACTCCAGCTTTCCAGACTCAATTTTGGAAAAATCCAAAATATCATTAATGATGGTGAGTAAACTATCCCCACTATTGCGGATCGTTTCCACAAAGTTTCGTTGCTGGGGCGTTAGGTCTGTATCCAGTAGCAAACCCGTCATGCCAATCACGGCATTCATAGGAGTCCGGATTTCATGGCTCATGGTTGCCAGAAATTCGCTTTTTGCCTGAGTGGCCGCTTCGGCAGTTCTTCTAGCTTGCTCTAGGGCGAAATTTTTCTCAGTCAATTGCTCTCGTTGGCGGGTTTCTTGCTCAAGCAGGTGAGCCTGAGCAATAGCAATCCCTACTTGGTCAGCGACGGCTTCGAGTAACTCAATTTCATCCAGACTCCACTGACGAAATTCATCACACTGATGTATTCCAATCACACCATTCGGTTCCCCCTGATAGGAAGTACGAATTACCAACATGGATTTGACTCCAATCTGCCGACATATTGGGATCATCGCTTTCAGAAGGGGGTCTTCGTAAACATTAGGGGAACTGATGGCTCGGTCTTGGACTAACAACTGCTCTAAATGAGGATTCCCCAGAATCGGAATTTCTAAATCCAGTATAGATAGATAACCCTTTTCTAAATACTCAGCCACTGTAGGAATGCGAGGATAGGGTTGAGAAACATAGGTATGAATGGTGCAACGGTTGACCTGAAAAACTTGACCAATTTGTGTGGCAGTGGTCTGAAAAATTTGTTTAGTGTTTAAACTTTGGCGGATTTCTTGGGTCACCTGTTTCAGTAGCATCACACGAGTCAGTTGCTGGTGTAATGCCTCCTCAGCTTGCTTGCGCTCAGATATATCAATCGATACGCTTAATACCGCTGGCATGTGGGAAATTGCTAAGGAGAAGGGAATTTTGGTAGTTTGGATTATACGCTTTTCTCCATCAGGATAGATAATCGTCTCTTCTCGAAGGTGTGTCGGTTCTCCACTATCCAATACCTGCAAATCCGCCTCTGTAAACTGGAATGATTTTAGGAAAGACTGAGCAAAATCTTCATCCCGATGGTATAGTAACTCATCTACTGTCGTACCATAAGCTTCCGCAACTGCTTTGTTAGCTAGAAGAAACTCTCCATCTCGGTTCTTGGCGTAAATGAAATGAGGCACTAAATCAATAACTTGACGCAGTTGTTTCTCACTTTCTTTCAGATGTGACTCGCTTAATTTACGATTTGTAATATCTCGGATAGTACCAGAGGTACCTGTGATAGTACTGTCAGGATCTAGGGTTAATTGCGCATGAATCTCCAGCCAGCCCGAGCCACCATCTTTGGTAAGATACCTTAGTTCCTGCTGATAATACTCCTGTTTGTGGGTAATTAGGGATTCAAACAGTTCTATGTTAGTTTGACGGTCATCAACATGGAGATAATCAATAAAGTTAGTACCAATGCTATCTGCTATAGAAAAGCCCGTCATTTCTGTCCAAGTTGGATTGAGAAAAGTCAACACCCCAACCCCATCGGTTTGGAAAATCACCTCTTGCACATTTTCCACCACTGACCGATACTGCTCCTCTCTCTCCAGCAAGGCCAATTCAACTCGCTTGCGTTCGGTAATGTCTTCCACAGAGCCTTCGTAGTAGAGCAAATTTCCATTAGTGTCTCGGACAGGGCGCACATTTTCCAAAATCGAGATTACACTACCATCTTTGCGATAAGCCTGAGCCTCAATGGATGATACAGCGCCATTTTCCGCGATTCTGTCAGTAAACTCGTTACGACCCTCAGTGTCCACATAAATTTGTTTTGAAACGTTCGTAATCGACTCTACTAGTTCTTCTGGGGAAGAATAGCCATAGATCCGTGCTAAGGCTGGATTGGCACTAATAAAGCGCCCATCGGGTGTAATCTGATAAATGCCCTCTACTGAATTCTCAAAGATGCTGCGGTAATTCGCTTCAGCTTGCTGCAGTGCTTCCTCGGCTCGCTTACGATTGGTGATATCACTAAAGGTACAAATGACTTGCTCTACTAACCCATCCACCCCCACCTGGGGATCGGCATTCACTAGTAACCATACCCAATCTTTAGTCGCTTGATTGTGGACACCCATAACCACATTTCTTACCAGTTTACGGGTGCTAATTGCCTGTTGGATAGGACGACTTTCAGTGGGGAATGGAGTGGTGTCTTCGTGAATGATAGTCCAATCTGAACCAAAAGGACTTTTATCCAACAATTCACTTTCGGTGAAGCCCAGTATATCCAGAGCCGCCTGATTAAAGAGCATGAATTCGGTTTTTGCCTCGAATAGCAACACCCCTACCTGCATTTCTCGAATCACTGTCCGGAATAGCCTTTCGCTTTCTTGCAATGCTTCTTGTCTAAGAGCTTGCAGTGCTTTACTCGTTTTCTGCTCGTAATTTGAGGCAAGTAAGGTGAGGCTGAAGATGATTAGGTTAGTTATCCCTATGGTGCTTGTTACTACCGAAGTATTTAATGTCGGAGAAAACCCAGTGTCTAATGATGGAGTAACGGGGAACTTGGCTGCCATCATGGTTGTATAGTGTACAGAGGTAATGGCTAATCCCAGGATCACTGCCCAGCAAACCTTCCACCCATGAAGGATTTTTCCGGTTCCTACCCCCACATCAAAGGATAGCCACAAGATGAAAAACGATGTCAAGCTGGCTATAACAACGGATAGGGCAACAAAAAAGAGGTTGTAGTGAATCAGCCCTGGTATTCTCATGGCAGCGATCAGCAGGTAGGGTATGGATGCGATCGCTAATCCCATTACCACACTGCCCACCATTAACTGTCTGAAGTTGGTGATGCGCCTGACACTATAGAGTACGGCACCAGAGATTAGCACTGCTACCCAGTAAGAAAGCAGTACCATTGGCGTATCATAAGTGATAGGGGTGGGGAACCGGAATGCTAGCATTCCCAAAAAGTGTATTGACCAGATCCCAATTCCCATGATCATTGCCCCACCAATCAGCCAACCTTTACGGTTAGTCTTTTGTGAGGTTTTTACTTGTCCAGCTATAATCAGCACCGTATAGGTCACAATCGAGGCGATAGCAATCGATAGAACAACTAACTGTAGGTCATAGATACCACTCATTGCTCTATCTGTATCGCTAATTGGGACAGTTTCTATGAGAAAATTGAGCCAGACAAAAACCATTGAGTAGGGCATACCGAGATCTTATCTCCCAGACCCTCTAGGGGTCTTGTTGATATATTTAGACGCGAAAATTGTCTTGTAATTCTGAATAGATGTCTTGACTTTACACAATTTTGATGAATTAATTTACCGTATAAATACGGATTTTTAGTATAGCTATATCCTGAAATTTACCGAATCTAATCTATTAGTTGAATCAGAAAGCACCAAATTTAAAACTTGGGAATTGTAATTGCATAGATTTTTTTAGCTACCAAATAATTATCAACAGAGGGAAAGATAAGTAGATTTATCCATACCTAATTAAATTTTTGATAAAAATAATTGGGTGTGTACCGTAAAAACAACTACTTAGGTGCGCTTTCCGTGATGGCGAGCAATCCCTTGACCGTAGGTCACGCGGGGCGCGTTCGCCATCAAGGGTCGCACCTCTTTGAACCTCTCAAGCTTAGACTAAAGGTAAGCAGTCAGCTAATGCGCTACACGCACGCTAAGCCAACAGCATCGAGCTGTCAGCTAATGTAATACCGAGTTGCATTCAAAGAGAGTAGATTGCTTGGATAGGGAGATAGGGAAATAGGGAAATAGGGAAATAGGGAGATAGGGAAATAGGGAAATAGGGAGAAGAGAAAGTTGTACCTTTGACCGCAACTTAGTATTATGGAACCCCTGAGCAATAAACAGAGTAGGAAGTTTTTAGTCAATTAACAGTTAATAGTTAATACTTAAAAGTTAATAGTTAACCTGACGTAAGTCTTGGAAAACTGGGTGTAGTGGGTCATAAACTCGTTCAGAATTTCCTTGAATCACCCGGTGAATGGGAACAACCTCCACCACGCAGTTAGTGTATGCGATCGCATCCAACTGTCTTACCAACTCGGGTGACCAAGGTTCCTCACAAACTCTCTGATTTTGGCAAGTCAGCCACTCAATTAAATGCGATCGCATCACACCTGGTAAAATTCCAGCTTCCACTGGTGGTGTCCACCACTGACCATCTCCCCATCCCCATAAGTTACCTGTGCTAGTTTCCAGCCAATTCCCGTGATTATCTACCAGAATCCCTTCGAGTGCTCCCATATTTTGCGCCATTTGCTTCGCCAGCCATGGAGATAGGTAATTCCCGGTCTTGTGAGTAGGTAAGCAGCGATGAAATTTTACGGAGGGGGACTCGGCTACCCAAGCAGTGATACCCTGTTCTTGCCACTGGGCTAAATTGGCTGGCAGAGGACGACCCATAATCAATTCTCGTCCATCGGGGAATAGGGTAATTCTCAGCACTGGGTAAAGGGTGATCAGTGATTGTGCTCCTTGGCGCAATTGCTCCCAATCCGGCTGTTGCCAACCAAATGCTTGTAAACTCAATTGGAGGCGATGGCAATGATTAGTCCAATGGGTTAGTGGGTGATCTAATGACTGATGGTAAACTCGTAAGGTGGTAAAAACTGTAGCGCCATAGATAAATCCTGGCTCATCAATAGTCACGCTCAGGGAGTTACCCTCAATTAGCTGGGCATTGTACCAGAAGCAAGGTTTTGACATCGCTCTTATCGTGATTAACCAGAATTGCGATTAGAGTCTGCTTTTCCTCTTCGAGCCCAATGCCAGAGAACGGATGGTGTACTGACCATGAATGTTGACCAAGTAGGGAACTATATAGGTTAAACCCCCTGAAATCCATCGCTCTCGATTCATCTGCCCTTGTAGGATAGCAGAACCATGATTGATCACAAACAGAACTGAGCCAACCACCAAAGCCACCCTCAGTGCAGTTGGCATCAATTCGCGATCAACAACACTTAGACAGAACTCTTTTAGAGGTTTCACGCTGTAGCTATCTAGGAAGCTGTTAACCATCTAATTTTACATAACTGATGAAGGTTGGCGGTTGACTCCTAATTACAAAATTAGCTAACATCTCAACAAAAAAACGGATTCTGTTGACTGACTCAATCCTTGACTAAGTCAGAGTGAAGTCTTCTTAAGCCCTTACTGGGAGACCCTCCTCACTACGCGATCGCTGAGTTTTCAGCAAAGAAATATTAGTAGTTAACAAGAAACTGGCAAAGCTAGCAATAGCAATAATTGGAAGAATCGAGGTATCAGACAGAACGCTAAGAATAACCGTGCTACTGACCGGTGTTTTGGTGACCGCCACATTCACCGCTGCCATCAGGCAAAGCATAGCAATGGTGGGGTGAATTCCGGGTAAGGCGATGGAAATAGCTAAACCCAGATTAGCACCGATGAAAAATAGAGGAAAGATAAATCCGCCTCTAAACCCACCGTGGAGGGTAAAACTGATCGCAAACATTTTTGCCAAGGCAATCCCCAGTAACATGGTTACCCCCAAAGTGGGACCTTGTTCAATCACTGTTTCAATTTGCTCCTCACTAAAAAATAGGGTTTGGGGAAAGAATACAGCAATCAACCCGATCGATAATCCGCCTAGTGTAGCTAGCAAAATGTGCCGATGTTCAATCGATTTAATCCAAGACTTGGTAAAGCGAAAGATATAGATAAACACGATAGCAGCTAATCCACCAGCAACCCCGAGGAATGCACCCTCAATTAAATTTAGCCAGGACAGAGTAGGTAACGTATCAAAAAGGTTAAAGCGGTAAATTCCTCCCACATCTAAGCCAGTACCAAAGCGGAAAACAGAGAAGCTAAAAATTGACGCGACAATGGCTGGTACAATGGCTTCATAGTATTCCAGACTCCGGCGGTGGGGAATTTCTAGGGCAAACAATGCCCCCCCGATCGGCGCACCAAAAAAGGCACCAAGAGCAGCACTCATCCCGCAGAAGGTCAATATCCGGATATGGCTGATTGCTAGTTTAAGCTTTACTCCTAGCCAGCTACCTAAGCTACCATTAATCTGTACCAATGGTGCTTCTGGCCCAGCACTGCCGCCAGCGGTGATGGAAATTAGAGAGGTGACAATCATGCCAGGAGTTTGACGAGGCTCCATCCTGCCTGGATCGTGAACTTTTTCAATCACCAAGGCCATTTCACCGGGTAACCCCAAGAAGTAGAGGGATAAGCCCACGAAAAACCCACCAATGGTAGTGGCAATCCACACATAATTCCAAGAGGGTAGCCAAGTCGGGAAATAGGGTTCTAGAAATTCAGGAAACCAATGCCAAACAAAATGCAAACACTGTTCTAGGACAAAATAGTAACTAGTTGCTACTAATCCGCCAGCAATGCCAATCCCTGTAGCGCAAAGGATTAGTTGGATATAGGCTAGCTTGACTGGTGTATTGTCCCGATCTGATTTTTCCGTCTGATTAGTCCTTTGATTTACTGATAATACTTCAGCCGTCTCTGATGTCATTGTTCTCATGACCCAGTTGTCTTTTAGGAAAATTGGTTATTTTTTTGATCATGAACAAAAATAACATAAATAGATAGAGTCACTATGTATAGAGTACATAAAAATAAATTTATTTTTACATTCAGCAGTCTTCCCATCTTATTTTGAAATGCTTACTCGATATAAGACTCATAAACGACTCATATTAATTTTAGACAAGACTCATAAACGACTCATATTCTCAGTAATTTTGCTTATTATTTTTGCCTTTTTGTCTGAGTAAGGCTTCTAGAATTTACATGGGTTTGCCCTGTTTTCACATCAAAATTAGTTTGATGTTGATTTTGCATTAATTAAAACGAATTTTCGCATAAAGTAGTTTTCATAACGTTGAAAACTGAGTTATCATTAACTATGGAAACCCTAAATAAATAAGGGGTAATCGGTTAGGGGAATTTTGCCCTCGTCTAGTCTGATGGTTAAATACCTAATATTGCTTGAGGTAAGCCTGACAAGAGTTTGCCTGAGTCGCGGGTGTTGCTACAGACTACAACAAACCCTCCGAGTGCAAGTCCTCTAATTGGTAAGCCAGATGCAGCAGCTAGTCCAGAACTGCTCGCTTCAAATCATTGGTCTAGCTGCAAAGCACTGGCATAAGCTTTTAGCTGTAAGCATTCAGCTAATGCGCTACGGGAACAGTTTTTTAAGAAAAGAGGCAAGGATTCGTTTAACGTGAGTTACTTCTACTGATGGGATTTTCCCCAGACTTTCAATTGGGTGTATCTCATATTTGTAAAAAAGACGGGAAGTGTGGAGAGTTTGGGGCGGGGGCGCGGGGCGGGGGCGCGGGAAGTCTGGAGATTTTATTATAATTTTTGCCTAATTGCATGCATTGAGATGCACCCCTTTCAATTCTAATTAATCTCGAATTAAATTCTCACGCTTAGAGGTTTATTTTAAGCTGACAGCTGACAGCTGTTCGCGTAGCGTGAGCTTTTAGCTCACGGCTGTCAGCTTACGTTTAGCATGAATATTTTTCATGTGCTTCTTCACTGTGCTGAGGGTAATGAATAGCTTAGCGGCAATGTCTTTATAGGAATAATTGACTCGACGCAGTAACCAGACTTCTGCTTCACGAGGAGTTAAACCATAGTGGTAAACTTCTGCAAGCACTAGATTTTGAATGGATTGATGTTGGTCTTCAAGAGTAACTAAAATACAAGGCTCTTTGGATAACTCTAATTTGAGCCATCGAACTCGAATCCGAACAGGAGTTGACTGACTCGTAGTAAGATGAGAATCTATAATAACTGCCTGAGAATGATAGGACTTAAAACTGTATTTCAAAGCTTGGCAGATACGCCAGATTTGTTTAGGCACCAAATTAGATTGTTTACTCTCTGGTGTGAGTTGATCCAACAGAAGGCGAGCAGATTCATTGGCATGAAGTATCTTTCCTTTTGTACTCAGAATCAAAATGCCATCAATAAATCCTTCCAGTATCCCTTGTAAAAAAACCTTATGTAACTGTTGTGCTTGAGTATTGGCTCTTTCTAAAGAGTTAGTGATAGTATTCATCTTGTAGACCTATTCTAAAAGAAGTTGGATAGTCTGTGGGGAGGCGATTTCCCACTGCTCAGTTTGGGGGAGCTAGGTCATGTGCTGCAAAGTGTAGTTAGTTGCTATTTTTAAGGGTCTTAATACTTATCAGGATTAAGCCTTAACGTTTATGCAGAATATCGCATTTTTGTAACAAAACTTAACCAGATGGCGGAAGTCAAGCCTATCCCCTGAAGGGGTTTGCACAACATGGGGATAATTTATGAAGATGGAGATGGGGAAGATGCTAAAGATGGGAAAGATGGGAAAGAATCTACCCAAAGTCGGACTGACTTGTCTTACGTTTCAATCCCTTAAAATTGCTATAGTCTTAAAGGGAGTAGGGAGTAGGGAGTAGGGAGTAGGGAGTAGGGAGTAGGGAGTAGGGAGTAGGGAGCGGTGCGACCCGTGGCGAATTTAATTCTTAATGCGGAAAGCGCACCGTAGGGAATATGGAATCAAAAATTATCACAATTCCTACAGGGATCCCTAGAGTTCAAAAATTTACTATTAGTAAAACCCAATGGACACAATTAAATTAGACGTGAATCTACAGCGTTTTTCATAACTATCAGGTACACAGGATTTTTTCCCTGTTCCCTGTTCCCTGTTCCCTGTTCCCTGTTCCCTGTTCTCTGTTCCCTGTTCCCTAAAACCCAGGAATTTGTACCTCACCCAATTGCAAACCGCTGTAATGATGAAATTAACTGAAACCAGCAACTGTAAGATAGAACTGCGATCAGTATTCAAGCAGAAATAATCTAATGACAGACCAGGTTTTAATCCTAGGAGGCAAAGGACGAATCGGGAACAGTGTAGCGCAAGACTTACTTGCCCATACTCAGGGGAAAATTACGATTACCGGACGTCAGGGTAAACTTGACCTAGCTTTGCCACAACAGTTACAGCCCCCCGTGCAGTTTCTCCCTCTAGACTTAGCTGATCAGGAGGGGTTAAAAAATGCGATCGCATCTCACAACCTAGTCATCCATTGTGCTGGTCCGTTTCTCTACCGAGACGCTACTGTCCTAAACACTTGCATCGAACAAGGGGTTAACTATCTCGATGTCAGTGACAACCGTGCTTTTACCCGTAAAGCCTTAGCCTTCCGTGAACAAGCTACTGCTGCTGGTGTCACCGCTATTGTGAATTCTGGCATTTTTCCTGGTATCTCCAATAGCATGGTGCGTCACGATGTGGAACAGTTAGATGTTGCAGAACGGATTCACCTCAGCTATGTAGTTGCGGGTTCTGGTGGTGCTGGAGTGACGGTAATGCGTACTACTTTCCTGGGATTGCAAGAACCCTTTGAAGCTTGGATTGATAATCAGTGGCAAACCGTGAAACCTTATAGCCTACGGGAAACCATCCAATTCCCTGCTCCCTATGGTAAAGCTGGTGTCTACTGGTTTGATATGCCAGAAGCCTTGACCTTAGTGGACTCATTCCCCGTTAACACCGTCATCACTAAATTTGGCTCAGTTCCCGATTTTTATAATCATCTTACCTGGATAGCTGCCCACATCTTACCCTCATCTTGGCTGAAAAATCCCGCTGGAATCGAGTTTTTGTCCCATGTCAGCCACATCATGACCGATGTAAGCGATCGCGTTAGTGGGGTTGGTGTTGCAATTCGCTCAGAGGTTAGTGGTTACAAAGATGGTAAATCAGCCCGTGCTAGCTCAACCTTAGTCCATGAGAATACTGCTGTCGCTGCTGGGGTGGGTACTGGTAGTATTGCGGAACTGATGCTTACTGGTCAACTGAATAAACCGGGAGTTTGGCCGGTGGAACAAGCCCTATCTACGCCGTTATTTGATCAAATTATACAAAGTCGAGGACTTGAGATTAATACTGTTGAAGCTTGAGTGTTGATACCAAATCCGCTTTGATAATCCTCCTTTAACTGAGATATTACACCAGTACAAAAAACTTAATAATGGCAGTGATAACAATCAATTTAAGTCCTCAAATAGTCAAATCTTATCACTGTTCCCTGTTCTGAGATCCGCTGTGGCCTAGCTTTACAGGTGAATTGTAAACTTGGTTTAAGATCTGAGTTTAACTCAAATCACAAGATTTACGCCGCAAATTTACGTTTTTGATCTGCTAAGACTGAAATCTACTCAATATTAACTAGTCTTAGTGGAGTAAATCCCATGAAAAGTGTCCGTGTGGTAGTAACCGGAACTGTAGGAGCTGGCAAATCTACTTTTGTGAGGACAGCGAGTAATGTTGAAGCTGTGGAAATAGAACGTAAAGCCACCGACGAAATACTTCTGCTAAAGAAAAAAACTACCGTTGCCTTTGACTTTGGTAGCCTTACCTTTGGTAAAAATCTAAATGTTCACATCTACGGTACTCCTGGTCAATCTCGCTTTGACTTCATGTGGGATATTTTAATTCGTGAAGCTCACGCCTACATCGTACTTGTGCCGGTTCATCGACCCAGCAGTTTAAACCACTCTCGTGAGCTTCTGCTGTTTATGAAAGAGCGAGTAAATGTTCCCATGATTATTGGTTTAACCCATATGGATTGTCCAGGGGCAATGACCTCAGAGGAGATTATCAGAACTCTCGGTTATAGCAACCCTCACAATCAACCCGCAAGTGTGATAGTTAATCCCAATCAGCGAACCTCAGTGCTTGAGGCTTTGGTGCTTTTGATCGATCTCCTAGATTGCTAGACAAGTCAGTAGCTAGTGCCGTTCAACTCAAATAACTGACCAGCCCCTGTCAGGTCGAAACCCATAGCACAAAGGACGTTTGTCAGGGCGAAGCATTCGCACATAAATTCTTGGTTTGCTCCCACATTGGCTAGCCGAATACTTCGCCCCAAGGATTATCGTTTATAAGAATTGCCATCTTCTGTAATTTGTGTTTATAAAACTATACAAATCATTAATTAGCGTCACTAAAAAAAGTAATCCGGATTGAACGGATCCCTTGGTGAAAAGCTTAGTAGGTAAACGTTATAGAGTTTACCTATAAATGCAGTATCAACTACTAAACATCCAGGAGTTTAGGTTATAGGTACATTCAACGATAGATGAATTCAATAGTTTAAAATTATAGTAAACCTAAACTATAAACTTCACTAAACTTATACAAAAAAATACTTGTAAATCTTTTATTTTAGCCATTCAAAAAGCTAAAATATAACCAAGTTACAGGATTAGCTATTAGCAGAAAATTATCTATTCAGATAATAATCCATAAAAACATTGCTATAGTGTTTAAAGACTAGAAACTTAAATCAGGGTGCTTTGCTAAATAGTCAAGTAATAACTTAGAGTTAGATTCAACTATATCGGAGTAATTATGAGCTTAGATCCCCAAGAATTTATGACCAAGATGGAAAAGCGTGTCAAGTTGACCAGTGAAGACAAAGCGCTTCTGAAATCACACGCAGATTGGGGAAAAGAAATTGCTTCTGAAATGGCAGACCATTTCTATACTTACTTAGGTAATGATGAAGAAATGGATGCCATTATGAAAGAGAAAGAAGGTCGTATGGAGCGCCTACGGGTAACCTTTGTGCAATGGTTTTACGAAATGTTCACTGGTATGGATGACTGGGGACAAGCCTATGCTGAACGTCGTTGGCGTATAGGTTTGGTACATGTGAAAATTGGTATCGGTCCTCAACATGTCGTCCCAGCAATGGCAATTGTAGTACAGGCATTTACTAACCGGATAAAAACTGATAGTAAAGATGAAGCCTTGCGGGATGCCCTCAGTCGGATCTGCATGATTGATTTAGCCTTTATTGAGCAAGCCTATGTAGAAGTGAGTTCGGCAGCGGTTCTCAGAGAAACTGGCTGGACAGAGGGTCTATTTAGACGTCTGATTAGTACTGGCGCTAGCTCTATGTAACTAGAGCAATCCTAAATAATTTGTGAACAATAGGTCTGAATAAAATAGTTCTGAATCGAAAAATTATGAGTCCTGAGTAAGAGCTGTGACTGTTCACTTTTCCGATAGGATTGCTAGATTACGTGTCGTTTTTGTTGGAAACTAAATCAATAGTCTATAAGTTCTGGCAAATTGGCACTACTCCTACTTAACTATCAGCTATCAGTTTCGAGGAACACAAACTAATCGAATTACACATTCTGCAATTGGAGTAAGGGAACAATGGCGATCAATTCTCAAAAATTGGGGTATATCCTGCATAATTTTGTGACATCCACTGCTGATATTCAAGGAGCAGCTGTAGTCACGACCGATGGTTTACCGTTAGCATCTAGTCTGCCTGGAGAAATGGATGAAGAACGGGTTTCAGCAATGTCTGCGGCTATGCTCTCCTTAGGTGAGCGAATTGGCTCAGAACTGGCTAGAGGAGACATCGACCGAATCTATGTTGAGGGTAAAGAGGGATTTAGCGTTTTGACCAGTTGTGGTGAAGAAGCAGTATTTCTGGTTCTAGCTAGTAAAGCAGCTAAGCAGGGCGTATTGATGTTAGAAATTAAACGAACTCTGGCTGAATTAAAACCAATGTTGCTATAGTAAATTTGTGGAAATTACTCTACTAATACCTTTAGTTTATATAGAGTTATTCGCAGTTATGAGGTACGCTTTTCAACCTCAAATTCCCCCTTATTAAGGGGTATTTAGGGGAATTAATTTGTACCTTATGGGATATAGAATTGCTATAAAAGGGATAAATTATAGTAATTGATAGTCATTATTAATGGCTTATAGATAATGGGTAATGGGTAATGGCTAATTAAAAGACTAGTATTAATTACCCATTACCCATTACAAATGGTAAATTTTTTTGTGAAATTGTTGTTCGCATTCTGGATTATTGGTATAACGTCAGTGGGTGTGTGAAATTCAATGTAAGCTATTTTTTGTTTAAGGTTGACCAATATAGCGCTATGGGCAAGGCAAAAGGCAAAAGGCAAAAGGCAAAAGGCAAAAGGCAAAAGGCAAAAGGCAAAAGGCAAGAGTTTACCATAACAGCTTTTCAGCTTTTATAAATGTCCT includes:
- a CDS encoding roadblock/LC7 domain-containing protein; protein product: MAINSQKLGYILHNFVTSTADIQGAAVVTTDGLPLASSLPGEMDEERVSAMSAAMLSLGERIGSELARGDIDRIYVEGKEGFSVLTSCGEEAVFLVLASKAAKQGVLMLEIKRTLAELKPMLL
- a CDS encoding helix-turn-helix transcriptional regulator, with product MNTITNSLERANTQAQQLHKVFLQGILEGFIDGILILSTKGKILHANESARLLLDQLTPESKQSNLVPKQIWRICQALKYSFKSYHSQAVIIDSHLTTSQSTPVRIRVRWLKLELSKEPCILVTLEDQHQSIQNLVLAEVYHYGLTPREAEVWLLRRVNYSYKDIAAKLFITLSTVKKHMKNIHAKRKLTAVS
- a CDS encoding GTP-binding protein gives rise to the protein MLTSLSGVNPMKSVRVVVTGTVGAGKSTFVRTASNVEAVEIERKATDEILLLKKKTTVAFDFGSLTFGKNLNVHIYGTPGQSRFDFMWDILIREAHAYIVLVPVHRPSSLNHSRELLLFMKERVNVPMIIGLTHMDCPGAMTSEEIIRTLGYSNPHNQPASVIVNPNQRTSVLEALVLLIDLLDC
- a CDS encoding chloride channel protein, with product MTSETAEVLSVNQRTNQTEKSDRDNTPVKLAYIQLILCATGIGIAGGLVATSYYFVLEQCLHFVWHWFPEFLEPYFPTWLPSWNYVWIATTIGGFFVGLSLYFLGLPGEMALVIEKVHDPGRMEPRQTPGMIVTSLISITAGGSAGPEAPLVQINGSLGSWLGVKLKLAISHIRILTFCGMSAALGAFFGAPIGGALFALEIPHRRSLEYYEAIVPAIVASIFSFSVFRFGTGLDVGGIYRFNLFDTLPTLSWLNLIEGAFLGVAGGLAAIVFIYIFRFTKSWIKSIEHRHILLATLGGLSIGLIAVFFPQTLFFSEEQIETVIEQGPTLGVTMLLGIALAKMFAISFTLHGGFRGGFIFPLFFIGANLGLAISIALPGIHPTIAMLCLMAAVNVAVTKTPVSSTVILSVLSDTSILPIIAIASFASFLLTTNISLLKTQRSRSEEGLPVRA
- a CDS encoding saccharopine dehydrogenase family protein, producing the protein MTDQVLILGGKGRIGNSVAQDLLAHTQGKITITGRQGKLDLALPQQLQPPVQFLPLDLADQEGLKNAIASHNLVIHCAGPFLYRDATVLNTCIEQGVNYLDVSDNRAFTRKALAFREQATAAGVTAIVNSGIFPGISNSMVRHDVEQLDVAERIHLSYVVAGSGGAGVTVMRTTFLGLQEPFEAWIDNQWQTVKPYSLRETIQFPAPYGKAGVYWFDMPEALTLVDSFPVNTVITKFGSVPDFYNHLTWIAAHILPSSWLKNPAGIEFLSHVSHIMTDVSDRVSGVGVAIRSEVSGYKDGKSARASSTLVHENTAVAAGVGTGSIAELMLTGQLNKPGVWPVEQALSTPLFDQIIQSRGLEINTVEA
- a CDS encoding protoglobin domain-containing protein; its protein translation is MSLDPQEFMTKMEKRVKLTSEDKALLKSHADWGKEIASEMADHFYTYLGNDEEMDAIMKEKEGRMERLRVTFVQWFYEMFTGMDDWGQAYAERRWRIGLVHVKIGIGPQHVVPAMAIVVQAFTNRIKTDSKDEALRDALSRICMIDLAFIEQAYVEVSSAAVLRETGWTEGLFRRLISTGASSM